A section of the Thermotoga caldifontis AZM44c09 genome encodes:
- a CDS encoding MFS transporter gives MKANRSCALSLVKSLLDRHTPERLTEKDYRWNFIVNCTDNALFNVGMAMGSMFTLFPVFAKNLGASNVELGLILAIINLGWGIPAIWGAKMAERSAKKLNLVLKYTMGERLPYLFLALISFFLASRFARLSLYLATLMMALTVYTMGFLGPPWMSMIEKVIDARRRGTYFAMGSGMGAILGIGGSMIAKNLLASNPFPQNFGYVFLTAFFFFMASFFFLALTREVPDPKLHEDEPVINYFRNMKNVFTDRNFRNFLFERIISSFTFGASGFVTVYLLKKLSLPDDTAANFTAIVMASQGISSFFFGPLGDRKGHKVNLLVNKIVYVVALALTISCTRLSQAYVVYGLMGIVNTTGNVGGMAITLDLTSGKRKELYMGSLYFLTAPFSFLAPLICGKLADSFGYTLPMALTGAIGVFNFFFLLKFISDPRRKEQARS, from the coding sequence TTGAAGGCGAACAGATCGTGTGCGTTGAGTCTGGTGAAATCGCTGTTGGACCGCCACACACCAGAAAGGCTCACTGAAAAAGACTATCGCTGGAACTTCATCGTCAACTGCACCGACAACGCGCTCTTCAATGTTGGCATGGCGATGGGTTCCATGTTCACGCTGTTTCCCGTCTTCGCGAAGAACCTGGGGGCGTCGAACGTGGAACTGGGTTTGATCCTGGCGATCATCAACCTCGGCTGGGGCATTCCCGCCATCTGGGGCGCGAAGATGGCCGAACGCTCCGCGAAGAAGCTGAACCTCGTTCTCAAATACACGATGGGAGAGAGACTACCCTATCTGTTCCTCGCGCTGATCAGCTTCTTCCTGGCCTCTCGTTTTGCGAGGCTCTCGCTGTATCTGGCCACGTTGATGATGGCACTCACAGTGTATACGATGGGCTTCCTCGGTCCACCCTGGATGAGCATGATAGAGAAGGTGATCGATGCCAGAAGGCGCGGAACGTACTTCGCCATGGGTAGTGGTATGGGTGCGATCCTGGGCATAGGAGGTTCGATGATCGCGAAGAATCTGCTCGCCAGCAACCCGTTCCCGCAGAACTTCGGTTACGTCTTCCTCACGGCCTTCTTTTTCTTCATGGCTTCCTTCTTCTTCCTCGCACTCACGAGGGAAGTGCCCGATCCGAAGCTCCACGAAGACGAACCCGTGATCAACTACTTCAGGAACATGAAGAACGTTTTCACGGACAGGAACTTCAGAAACTTTCTGTTCGAGAGGATCATCAGTAGCTTCACCTTCGGTGCGAGCGGTTTCGTAACGGTGTACCTTTTGAAGAAACTGTCCTTACCGGACGACACGGCGGCGAACTTCACCGCGATCGTCATGGCTTCACAGGGCATCTCTTCGTTCTTCTTCGGTCCGCTCGGCGATCGAAAGGGTCACAAGGTCAACCTGCTCGTGAACAAGATCGTCTACGTGGTGGCGCTCGCGTTGACGATCAGCTGCACACGCTTGAGCCAAGCCTACGTGGTCTACGGGTTGATGGGCATCGTGAACACGACGGGCAACGTGGGTGGCATGGCGATCACGCTGGATCTCACTTCCGGCAAGCGCAAGGAACTCTACATGGGTTCGCTGTACTTTCTGACCGCCCCGTTCTCTTTCCTCGCACCGCTGATCTGTGGCAAGCTCGCAGACAGCTTCGGTTACACACTCCCCATGGCCCTGACGGGTGCGATCGGTGTGTTCAACTTCTTCTTCCTTTTGAAGTTCATCTCAGACCCAAGGCGAAAAGAGCAAGCACGAAGTTAA
- a CDS encoding AAA family ATPase, which produces MNPFKVGKEYSREHFIDRDKELAYMKQVSESGNNLVLLAPRRFGKTWLLHRFAEETPHTVVYVDLFGVISLKGFAMQIIDRSFKILKAKDPVAFVSRYLKNLARYVSFTVALKNVTFSLSPEVDDETLLNESYNLLSSLASTLKKRVIVIIDEFQEYERIHANLPESLRSFFQSENRVSFIFAGSRRHMLEKLFFHNSGTLFRSALRLDIETYLPKDECIAYAKGKFKNSHKNLSDDAADLIYELTRGHPYFFQLLCFEVWNRTENTATVEIVRESFEALLDREAYSYDALIDQLGYRYAKNVLALLSMEGQDIFSQDALRKYEIPNPAIVNKTIRVLSEYGIVEKIARGKYLITDPLFEKYIQRRMNL; this is translated from the coding sequence ATGAACCCGTTCAAGGTGGGCAAAGAGTACAGCAGGGAACATTTCATAGACAGAGACAAAGAGCTCGCGTACATGAAGCAGGTGAGCGAGAGCGGGAACAATCTGGTCCTTCTGGCTCCGAGAAGGTTCGGCAAGACCTGGCTTCTTCACAGGTTCGCTGAAGAGACGCCCCACACGGTCGTGTACGTGGACCTTTTCGGAGTGATCTCGCTCAAAGGTTTCGCGATGCAGATCATAGACAGGTCCTTCAAGATTCTGAAGGCGAAAGATCCCGTGGCATTCGTGAGCAGATATCTCAAAAACCTCGCGAGGTACGTTTCGTTCACGGTCGCGCTCAAAAACGTCACCTTCAGCCTCTCACCGGAGGTGGACGACGAAACGCTGCTGAACGAATCTTACAATCTCCTTTCCAGCCTGGCTTCAACGTTGAAGAAGAGAGTGATCGTGATAATCGACGAATTTCAGGAGTACGAGAGGATCCACGCGAACCTTCCAGAAAGTCTCCGAAGCTTCTTTCAATCCGAAAACAGAGTGTCTTTCATCTTCGCCGGTTCGAGGCGGCACATGCTCGAAAAACTCTTCTTCCACAACTCCGGCACGCTGTTCCGCTCCGCGCTCAGACTGGACATAGAGACCTACCTTCCAAAAGACGAATGCATCGCGTACGCGAAGGGTAAGTTCAAAAACTCTCACAAGAACCTGAGCGACGACGCCGCCGATCTCATCTACGAGCTCACCCGGGGTCATCCCTACTTCTTCCAGCTCCTCTGCTTCGAAGTCTGGAACAGAACCGAAAACACTGCAACGGTTGAGATCGTCCGTGAATCCTTCGAAGCTCTTTTAGACCGTGAAGCTTACAGCTACGATGCGCTCATCGACCAGCTCGGCTATCGCTACGCGAAGAACGTCCTCGCACTCCTCTCCATGGAAGGTCAGGACATATTCAGCCAGGACGCCTTGAGAAAGTACGAGATTCCAAACCCCGCGATCGTGAACAAAACGATCAGGGTTCTGAGCGAGTACGGCATCGTCGAAAAGATAGCCAGGGGCAAGTATCTGATAACCGATCCTCTGTTCGAAAAATACATTCAAAGAAGGATGAACCTTTAA
- the hcp gene encoding hydroxylamine reductase has protein sequence MDMFCYMCSQALNNEGCTKVGVCGKSPTVTRLQDNLLYILDGISAYYYHARELGYKDEEIDAFFARSLYSTLTNVNFDAQSYVQLSLEAGMMNYKVMKLLKKAHIETYGEPTPTQVETGTKKGHAIIVTGHNLKALEELLKQVEGTNVYVYTHSEMLPAHGYPRLRRFKNLAGNLGGAWHDQRVLFAKVPAAILGTSNCVLIPTEAYRDRMFTTSIARLPNVRHIDGYDYSPVIEKALSLPELEERPSNYKITTGFSVTSVLGLADKIKHLVESGKIRHFFVIGGCDTPMRKSSYYREFAQKLPKDTVIITLACGKYRLNDIDFGEIDGVPRLIDVGQCNDTIVAIEIAQALSQLFNRPINELPLTLVLTWMEQKAVAILWTLLALGIKGIYIGPVLPAWINEEILNILKTSYDLRLISDPEEDIKAILKS, from the coding sequence ATGGACATGTTCTGCTACATGTGCTCGCAGGCTCTGAACAACGAAGGATGCACGAAGGTTGGCGTCTGCGGTAAGAGCCCGACGGTGACAAGGCTTCAGGACAACCTCCTGTACATTCTGGATGGTATTTCGGCCTACTACTACCACGCCAGAGAACTCGGTTACAAGGACGAAGAGATCGACGCGTTCTTCGCAAGATCTCTCTACTCAACTCTCACAAACGTGAATTTCGACGCCCAAAGTTATGTTCAGCTCTCCCTCGAGGCTGGCATGATGAACTACAAGGTAATGAAGCTTTTGAAGAAGGCCCACATAGAAACCTACGGTGAACCAACACCGACACAGGTGGAAACCGGAACGAAGAAGGGTCATGCCATCATCGTCACCGGTCACAATCTGAAGGCGCTCGAGGAGCTTTTGAAGCAGGTGGAAGGAACCAACGTGTACGTCTACACCCATTCGGAGATGTTGCCCGCGCACGGTTATCCACGATTGAGGAGGTTCAAAAACCTCGCAGGAAACCTTGGAGGTGCGTGGCACGACCAGAGAGTCCTGTTCGCGAAGGTTCCGGCGGCCATCCTGGGAACTTCGAACTGTGTCCTCATACCCACAGAGGCTTACAGGGACAGGATGTTCACGACGAGCATCGCGAGGCTGCCAAACGTGAGACACATAGACGGTTACGATTATTCTCCCGTCATAGAGAAGGCGCTCTCTCTGCCCGAGCTCGAAGAAAGGCCGAGTAACTACAAAATCACAACCGGTTTCTCGGTGACATCAGTGCTGGGCCTGGCGGACAAAATAAAGCATCTGGTCGAATCTGGAAAGATCAGGCACTTCTTCGTGATAGGCGGTTGCGATACGCCCATGCGCAAAAGCAGCTATTACAGAGAGTTCGCTCAGAAGCTGCCGAAGGACACCGTCATCATCACCCTTGCCTGCGGAAAATACAGGCTGAACGACATCGACTTCGGTGAAATAGACGGTGTTCCGAGACTGATAGACGTCGGACAGTGCAACGACACGATCGTCGCCATCGAGATAGCCCAGGCTCTGTCACAGCTTTTCAACAGGCCAATCAACGAATTGCCGCTGACGCTCGTTCTCACGTGGATGGAACAGAAGGCGGTGGCCATTCTCTGGACGCTGCTCGCGCTGGGTATCAAGGGTATATACATCGGTCCGGTGCTACCTGCCTGGATCAACGAGGAGATACTGAACATCCTGAAAACCAGCTACGATCTCAGATTGATCAGCGATCCAGAAGAAGACATCAAAGCGATCCTGAAATCTTGA
- a CDS encoding MBL fold metallo-hydrolase, translating to MGLKRLKERVFYAPNPVNIGVVYTSHSSLLIDSGIDESVAKKLCRELEKPVRFVINTHSHADHCGGNSYLRKQFSAKILAPGIESHIIEDPILEPFYLFTASPPEQLRTKFLMAKPCTVDGTLEEGPLQLEDVTLNIVPLAGHSVNQIGVAVDNVLFCGDAFFSESAIEKHRIFVVYDVKKFLETLDLLSRSNYDLYVPSHGEATSDIKDLLEINRKTVEDVVERILKLLKTPLTAEGLLKELLDAFGVKIENLVQFVLYRSTVHAYLSYLLSENMVETVFKENVLLWKVRA from the coding sequence ATGGGCTTGAAGCGGTTGAAGGAACGCGTGTTCTACGCGCCGAATCCTGTGAACATCGGTGTCGTCTACACGTCGCACTCCAGCCTGCTGATCGACAGCGGCATAGACGAATCTGTGGCGAAGAAGCTGTGCCGCGAACTGGAAAAGCCTGTAAGGTTCGTCATAAACACCCATTCCCACGCCGATCACTGTGGCGGCAACTCTTATCTTCGAAAGCAGTTTTCCGCGAAGATCCTCGCACCGGGGATAGAATCGCACATCATCGAAGATCCGATCCTGGAGCCTTTCTATCTCTTCACTGCGTCACCCCCAGAGCAGTTGCGCACCAAGTTCCTCATGGCGAAACCCTGCACCGTCGACGGGACGCTCGAAGAAGGACCGCTGCAGCTTGAAGACGTCACTCTGAACATCGTTCCGCTCGCGGGGCATTCGGTGAACCAGATCGGCGTCGCTGTGGACAACGTCCTTTTCTGTGGAGACGCGTTTTTCTCTGAATCGGCGATCGAGAAGCACAGAATCTTCGTCGTGTACGATGTGAAAAAGTTCCTCGAAACGCTCGATCTTCTGAGCCGTTCAAACTACGATCTCTACGTCCCGTCCCACGGAGAGGCAACGAGCGACATAAAAGATCTGCTCGAAATCAACAGAAAAACGGTCGAAGACGTTGTCGAACGCATCCTGAAGCTTTTGAAGACCCCGCTCACCGCGGAAGGTCTTTTGAAAGAGCTGCTCGATGCGTTCGGTGTGAAAATCGAAAACCTCGTGCAGTTCGTCCTCTACAGGTCCACCGTTCACGCGTATCTGAGCTATCTCCTGAGCGAAAACATGGTCGAAACGGTGTTCAAAGAAAACGTGTTGCTCTGGAAAGTTCGAGCCTGA
- a CDS encoding L-lactate permease: MSGVLAFSPVVVVFLLLLLTKASVFTAGLAGYLAAVVLALSYFSTSLEVVLRSTIAGFLASLPVSIIVVASLFQLTLMETAGAMGTIVEFSKKLCEKDKVFQILIIVIGVGTLLSSAGAVPVTVITPILVALGYSPAASIALSALGYDALCTYTILGVPLVVYAEMVETDLITAARYFLPFVGIVSVAISLAVLYLAGGMNFLRRGFLLTILVGVVSLLGAMAGIWIGAPVLTGLITGFLIVASLSIVYRFRNRTRIVAEGLDVKRLLVASSPWLLLIFFIVFVNLVKPVHELFYQKWSMPIDVLKGKAVHLRVLWQAYTWIFVSALLAVFIYRVDTRQLREIFTKTKKRVVQPFWSATIFFLIAYVMLHSGYEMTPHGLKLVQIEKNMIHAMAVSSAKLFGSFYAFFTPFLGVLGGFVTGTQTSATAMFARYTLETSKLLDLSGFYMAAAVAFGSGLASAISPSKLQNAAASIDKIGEEKKVLPRNVLIVLSMALLTAIVAYTLRRQFV; this comes from the coding sequence TTGAGCGGTGTTCTCGCCTTCAGTCCGGTGGTCGTGGTGTTCTTGCTGCTGCTTTTGACGAAGGCGTCGGTGTTCACAGCGGGGCTCGCCGGTTATCTTGCAGCCGTTGTGCTCGCGCTCAGCTATTTTTCAACATCGCTGGAAGTGGTGCTCCGCTCGACGATCGCAGGATTTCTGGCTTCGCTTCCGGTGTCGATCATCGTGGTCGCATCTCTATTCCAGCTCACGCTGATGGAAACTGCCGGGGCGATGGGTACGATCGTCGAGTTTTCGAAAAAACTCTGCGAAAAAGACAAAGTGTTTCAGATCCTGATCATCGTCATCGGGGTGGGTACGTTGCTCTCTTCCGCCGGTGCGGTGCCCGTGACCGTGATCACACCGATCCTGGTGGCGCTGGGTTATTCACCCGCGGCGAGCATCGCGCTCTCCGCTCTGGGATACGACGCGCTCTGCACCTACACGATCTTGGGCGTTCCGCTGGTTGTGTACGCGGAGATGGTGGAGACGGACCTGATCACGGCCGCGAGATACTTTCTGCCGTTCGTGGGGATCGTGTCGGTCGCGATCTCGCTGGCGGTGCTTTATCTGGCTGGGGGGATGAACTTTCTCAGGCGCGGTTTTCTCTTGACAATCCTGGTCGGTGTCGTGTCACTCCTCGGTGCGATGGCTGGAATATGGATCGGGGCACCGGTGCTGACAGGTTTGATCACCGGGTTCCTGATCGTTGCGAGTCTGTCCATCGTCTACAGGTTCAGGAATCGCACACGCATCGTCGCTGAGGGACTGGATGTGAAGCGTCTGCTGGTCGCTTCGTCACCATGGCTTTTGCTCATATTCTTCATCGTCTTCGTGAATCTCGTAAAGCCCGTGCACGAACTCTTCTACCAGAAGTGGTCGATGCCGATCGATGTGTTGAAAGGAAAAGCGGTACACCTGAGAGTTCTGTGGCAGGCGTACACGTGGATCTTCGTGAGCGCCCTCCTGGCGGTCTTCATCTACCGGGTGGATACAAGACAGCTGAGGGAGATCTTCACCAAGACGAAGAAGAGGGTCGTTCAGCCTTTCTGGTCAGCGACGATCTTCTTTCTCATCGCCTACGTGATGCTGCATTCTGGTTATGAAATGACACCGCACGGACTGAAACTGGTCCAGATCGAGAAAAACATGATACACGCGATGGCGGTCTCTTCCGCGAAGCTGTTTGGAAGTTTCTATGCGTTCTTCACACCCTTTCTGGGCGTGCTCGGAGGCTTCGTGACGGGTACGCAGACTTCTGCGACGGCGATGTTCGCGCGCTACACTTTGGAGACTTCGAAACTTCTGGATCTCTCAGGCTTCTACATGGCGGCGGCCGTAGCGTTCGGCAGTGGGCTCGCGTCGGCGATATCGCCTTCGAAGCTTCAGAACGCGGCAGCATCGATCGATAAGATAGGTGAAGAGAAGAAGGTCCTGCCACGGAACGTCCTGATCGTTCTTTCGATGGCGCTTTTGACAGCCATCGTCGCGTACACGCTGAGAAGACAGTTCGTGTGA